One stretch of Bordetella avium DNA includes these proteins:
- a CDS encoding Crp/Fnr family transcriptional regulator: protein MQLADSLHLAAAWFRVLDAEQRERVERDVSVQHAQAGTIIERKGELAQAWIGVLAGLVKVSVGNADGKLASLTGVPAGGWIGEGSLLKREIRKYDVVALRDSVVARLPAPTFEWLLDSSIPFNRYLLHQLNERVAQFIGKAEHDRLLDPDARVARCLAELFNPLLYPGMGMRLAITQEEVGYLARVSRQRANQALRKLEEAGLLKVEYGAVRVMDLDGLKSYGADAVCADED from the coding sequence ATGCAGCTTGCCGATTCGCTACATCTCGCCGCCGCATGGTTTCGCGTGCTCGATGCCGAGCAGCGCGAACGCGTGGAGCGCGATGTCTCGGTGCAGCATGCGCAGGCGGGAACGATCATAGAACGCAAGGGCGAATTGGCCCAGGCCTGGATAGGCGTGCTGGCGGGTTTGGTGAAAGTATCGGTCGGCAACGCGGATGGCAAGCTGGCCTCGCTGACCGGCGTGCCGGCGGGCGGCTGGATCGGCGAGGGCTCGCTGCTCAAGCGTGAGATCCGTAAATACGATGTGGTGGCTTTGCGAGATTCGGTCGTGGCGCGCCTGCCTGCGCCCACCTTTGAATGGCTGCTCGATTCCAGTATTCCGTTTAACCGCTATCTGCTGCATCAACTCAACGAGCGGGTCGCGCAGTTTATCGGCAAGGCCGAGCACGATCGTCTGCTGGACCCCGATGCGCGTGTCGCGCGCTGCCTGGCCGAGCTGTTCAATCCCTTGCTCTATCCGGGCATGGGCATGCGGCTTGCCATCACTCAGGAAGAGGTTGGCTATCTCGCGCGCGTGTCGCGTCAGCGTGCCAATCAGGCCTTGCGCAAACTGGAGGAGGCGGGTTTGCTCAAGGTTGAGTACGGCGCCGTGCGCGTCATGGACCTGGATGGCCTGAAATCTTATGGCGCCGATGCGGTTTGCGCGGACGAAGACTGA
- a CDS encoding TonB-dependent receptor domain-containing protein — MDASTQAWLSKLDLCVVRGHCLQLSHDERAERRMTDERSYSAIFGQTRVAWDHSPYKRQAVIYRWTPADGPIEFLSAGLHRQQVTQRALTENRDRDDGFLEQRYDRRTRQRDRRWRLETVARPWLSAWGSHQFSGELAWAQRQLVNDNIDRLFFKRGPGGERSYGIIDPVRTRSLSFKLMDAFQLGPDWSGEAGWRFDHYGHRPKPGAAASASRSFSASTLSGQLSYRLTGDMRLSYAVAQGFRAPSAQELYFQFRRGLSAFVANPDLKAERALNQQITLASGGRAGAWALSVFQTQYRDFIAERHSQREVPNVYYDPDRPGSGKPTLIEDVFRSENIDRAKVWGIELKGELDAHGAFGAPRGLGADVRASFMRGRTGQGDGMRALQPAQLVTGVFFDSPRWGARADLVYHGAKRARDTLQTTYSHRGAVRRPARYLSPAVYLVDLSAYVRMGKHITLSGGVYNLFDRRYHSWDTLRSLAEFGTTGRVRGDGLNRYTAPGRNVSLSLALRY; from the coding sequence GTGGATGCGAGCACCCAGGCCTGGTTGAGCAAGCTGGATCTCTGCGTGGTGCGCGGGCATTGCCTGCAACTGTCGCACGATGAGCGGGCCGAGCGGCGCATGACCGATGAGCGCAGCTATTCCGCGATATTCGGCCAGACGCGGGTGGCTTGGGATCATTCCCCTTACAAGCGGCAGGCGGTGATTTACCGCTGGACGCCCGCAGATGGGCCGATCGAGTTTCTGAGCGCCGGTCTGCATCGACAGCAGGTCACCCAGCGCGCGCTCACGGAGAACCGTGATCGCGATGATGGCTTTCTTGAGCAGCGCTATGACCGCCGCACCCGGCAGCGCGATCGCCGCTGGCGATTGGAAACGGTAGCCCGGCCCTGGTTGTCCGCTTGGGGAAGCCACCAGTTTTCGGGCGAACTGGCCTGGGCGCAGCGCCAATTGGTCAACGACAACATCGATCGTCTTTTCTTCAAACGAGGCCCGGGCGGCGAGCGCTCATACGGCATTATCGACCCTGTACGCACACGCAGTCTTTCCTTCAAGCTGATGGACGCTTTTCAACTGGGGCCAGACTGGAGCGGCGAGGCGGGCTGGCGCTTCGACCACTATGGCCATCGGCCCAAACCGGGCGCCGCGGCCTCGGCTTCCCGTAGCTTTTCGGCCAGCACGCTATCGGGCCAGCTCAGCTACCGCCTGACGGGCGACATGCGTCTGAGCTATGCCGTGGCGCAGGGTTTTCGCGCGCCTTCCGCCCAGGAACTGTATTTTCAATTTCGACGCGGTCTCAGCGCCTTCGTGGCCAATCCCGATCTGAAGGCCGAGCGCGCCCTGAATCAGCAGATCACGCTCGCGAGCGGCGGGAGGGCCGGAGCCTGGGCCTTGTCCGTGTTCCAGACCCAGTACCGGGATTTCATTGCAGAGCGCCATTCGCAGCGCGAAGTGCCCAATGTGTATTACGACCCCGACAGGCCTGGCAGCGGTAAACCCACCTTGATCGAGGATGTATTCCGTTCTGAGAACATTGATCGCGCCAAGGTATGGGGTATCGAACTCAAGGGCGAGCTCGACGCACATGGCGCATTTGGCGCGCCGCGAGGTCTGGGGGCAGATGTGCGCGCCAGCTTTATGCGCGGGCGCACCGGACAGGGCGACGGCATGCGCGCCTTGCAACCGGCGCAACTCGTGACCGGCGTGTTTTTTGATTCGCCGCGCTGGGGGGCGCGCGCGGATCTGGTCTATCACGGCGCCAAGCGTGCGCGCGATACCCTGCAAACCACCTATAGCCATCGTGGCGCTGTCCGGCGGCCAGCGCGGTATCTCAGCCCGGCGGTCTATCTGGTGGACTTGAGCGCCTATGTGCGTATGGGAAAGCACATCACCCTGAGCGGCGGGGTCTATAACCTGTTCGATCGCCGTTATCACAGCTGGGATACCTTGCGGTCTCTGGCTGAGTTCGGCACAACCGGACGGGTTCGCGGAGACGGGCTGAACCGATACACTGCGCCGGGGCGCAATGTGTCGCTCAGCCTCGCGCTCCGTTACTGA
- a CDS encoding LysE/ArgO family amino acid transporter → MFTLTSPAFFTAWVSGTATGMGLFAVVGAQSAFILRQGLMRAHLLTVLATCALIDAVFIFGSVLGLQTLLTWLPGLTTAILWFGVTFLVWYGLQSARRAWRGGSLAHCREAAPSRRAALLGALGFSLLNPHFWLDMVVVGSLANGFSDARLAFAAGALTASLIWLAVLGLGSRLFAPLFSDARAWRVLDGLIALVMLGLAWSLAAGSMGSGA, encoded by the coding sequence ATGTTCACTCTCACCTCTCCCGCCTTCTTTACTGCCTGGGTCAGCGGCACCGCCACTGGCATGGGTTTGTTCGCCGTGGTCGGCGCGCAAAGCGCCTTCATTCTGCGCCAGGGCTTGATGCGAGCGCATTTGCTGACTGTGCTGGCAACCTGCGCCCTGATCGACGCCGTCTTCATCTTCGGCAGCGTCTTGGGCCTGCAAACGCTGCTCACCTGGCTGCCCGGCCTGACAACAGCCATCCTGTGGTTCGGTGTGACCTTTCTGGTCTGGTATGGCCTGCAATCTGCGCGCCGCGCCTGGCGTGGCGGCTCGCTGGCGCATTGCCGTGAAGCCGCGCCTTCGCGCCGCGCCGCCTTGCTCGGTGCGCTAGGCTTTTCCCTGCTCAACCCGCATTTCTGGCTCGACATGGTCGTCGTGGGTTCGCTCGCCAATGGTTTCTCCGATGCCCGCCTGGCTTTCGCCGCCGGCGCCCTGACCGCCTCCCTGATCTGGCTGGCGGTGCTTGGCCTGGGCTCGCGCCTGTTCGCCCCCCTGTTCAGCGATGCCCGCGCCTGGCGCGTGCTCGACGGCCTGATCGCCCTGGTCATGCTGGGTCTGGCCTGGTCGCTGGCGGCTGGCAGCATGGGCAGCGGCGCCTGA
- a CDS encoding Bug family tripartite tricarboxylate transporter substrate binding protein, translating into MHKHAKRLLAFAALSFAATAAAQTWPTQPLRWIVPYPAGGGADVVARTVANGLEKPLGQTIIVENRPGAATIIGATAIAQSEPNGYTIGTADSGTLAFNPSLYAKLAYDPSKFTYIGGIARFPLLLAVNANSPFKTVDDVVQAARKEPGKLSAASAGAGSPHHLALELFKQRANVNILHVPYKGAAPAIQDLLGGQVDVMFIDLAAGLPNVKAGKLRVLASATPARLTALPDAPTMAEQGVADFTAYAWQGLVGPGGIPKPIVDKLSADLEQTIKSAAVTQKLADMGVEPMPMSPADFKAFAERERATWAEVIKKADIRLE; encoded by the coding sequence ATGCACAAGCATGCGAAGCGCCTATTGGCCTTTGCCGCCCTGAGCTTTGCCGCGACGGCCGCGGCCCAAACCTGGCCGACCCAGCCCCTGCGCTGGATCGTGCCCTATCCGGCAGGCGGCGGCGCCGATGTCGTCGCCCGCACCGTGGCCAACGGCCTCGAAAAACCGCTGGGTCAGACCATCATCGTCGAGAACCGCCCTGGCGCAGCAACCATCATCGGCGCGACTGCGATTGCCCAGTCCGAGCCCAACGGCTACACGATAGGCACCGCCGACTCCGGCACGCTGGCCTTCAACCCCTCGTTGTACGCCAAACTGGCGTATGACCCGTCCAAGTTCACCTATATCGGCGGCATCGCGCGCTTTCCGCTCTTGCTGGCCGTGAATGCCAACTCGCCGTTCAAAACAGTGGACGACGTGGTGCAGGCCGCCCGCAAAGAACCAGGCAAGCTCAGCGCCGCCTCGGCGGGTGCCGGTTCGCCCCACCATTTGGCGCTGGAACTTTTCAAACAACGCGCCAACGTCAATATCCTGCATGTGCCTTACAAGGGCGCTGCGCCGGCCATCCAGGACCTGCTGGGCGGCCAGGTGGACGTGATGTTCATCGACCTCGCCGCCGGCCTGCCCAATGTGAAGGCGGGCAAGCTGCGCGTGCTGGCCTCGGCCACCCCGGCGCGGCTGACCGCGCTGCCGGACGCGCCCACGATGGCCGAACAGGGCGTGGCGGACTTCACCGCCTATGCCTGGCAAGGGCTGGTCGGACCCGGCGGCATCCCCAAGCCCATCGTGGACAAGCTGTCCGCCGACCTGGAACAAACCATCAAATCGGCGGCCGTGACGCAAAAGCTGGCGGACATGGGCGTCGAGCCCATGCCCATGAGCCCGGCGGACTTCAAGGCTTTCGCCGAACGCGAACGCGCCACCTGGGCGGAAGTCATCAAAAAGGCCGACATCCGTCTCGAATGA
- a CDS encoding TonB-dependent receptor plug domain-containing protein, with protein sequence MSARFAFSTLLLATPALADEPSPQAWELETIQVEGQAEDPSTNVRDAAQMSRDNVFDARDLVRHMPGISVSEGGRAGSNGYAMRGVDRDRIAVTVDGMPQAEYFLPEVYLGYGYLNGNRNSVELEHMKRVTLHKGADSYSSGSGGIGGSVQFVTKDIDDYVAPGRVAGAVGKLAYASRSREWLGMAGTGVRLGTLGSIFSCNTRAARGMKSSITAAAPISGGASAAGLIPWMRAPRPG encoded by the coding sequence ATGTCAGCACGGTTTGCATTTTCCACCCTCTTGCTCGCCACGCCGGCTCTGGCTGACGAACCCTCCCCTCAGGCCTGGGAGCTTGAAACCATTCAGGTCGAAGGCCAGGCCGAAGACCCCTCCACCAATGTGCGTGATGCGGCCCAGATGAGCCGTGACAACGTCTTTGACGCCCGCGATCTGGTGCGCCATATGCCCGGCATATCCGTGTCCGAGGGCGGCCGGGCCGGCAGCAATGGTTATGCCATGCGTGGAGTCGACCGCGATCGGATTGCCGTTACGGTGGATGGCATGCCACAGGCCGAGTATTTTTTGCCGGAAGTGTATCTGGGCTATGGCTACCTCAATGGCAATCGCAACAGTGTCGAGCTGGAGCATATGAAGCGTGTCACGTTGCACAAAGGCGCCGACTCTTACAGTTCGGGCAGCGGCGGCATCGGCGGCTCGGTGCAGTTTGTCACCAAGGATATTGACGACTATGTGGCGCCCGGCAGGGTTGCCGGCGCGGTCGGCAAGCTGGCCTATGCTTCGCGCAGCCGGGAGTGGTTGGGGATGGCGGGAACCGGCGTGCGGCTAGGCACTTTGGGCAGCATTTTTTCCTGCAATACACGCGCCGCTCGGGGCATGAAATCAAGCATTACGGCGGCGGCGCCGATATCAGGGGGGGCGAGCGCGGCCGGCCTGATCCCGTGGATGCGAGCACCCAGGCCTGGTTGA
- a CDS encoding LysR family transcriptional regulator ArgP, translating into MKLDHDHLRALAAVVREGSFERAAAALHVTPSAVSQRIKALEDRSGRLLVMRTMPARATPDGQVLVQLAEQTALMEHDALLRLGVAEDELTQASIAVAVNHDSLETWFVDAAVRFAARSRATLDMQSEDQDHTAALLRNGAVLGAVTALAEPVQGCRIHPLGGMRYVATCSPAFQARYFSQGVNARSLAQAPVLAFNRKDDLQGRFARRIMGREPWQPPVWWVPSSRAFVQATLNGLGWAMNPLPLIKEELDSGRLVPLRARAWEDVPLFWQHWRVNSQAMLILTDSVLAAARTLVRKRQGAQA; encoded by the coding sequence TTGAAGCTGGATCATGATCATTTGCGTGCACTGGCCGCGGTCGTGCGCGAGGGGAGCTTCGAGCGGGCGGCGGCGGCGCTGCATGTCACGCCCTCGGCGGTCTCGCAGCGCATCAAGGCGCTGGAGGACCGCAGCGGCCGTCTGCTGGTGATGCGCACCATGCCGGCGCGCGCCACGCCCGATGGGCAAGTCCTGGTGCAACTGGCCGAGCAAACCGCCCTGATGGAGCACGACGCCTTGTTGCGTCTGGGTGTGGCTGAAGATGAGCTTACGCAGGCCAGCATCGCGGTGGCCGTCAACCATGACAGCCTGGAAACCTGGTTTGTCGACGCGGCCGTGCGTTTCGCCGCCCGTTCGCGGGCGACGCTGGACATGCAATCGGAAGACCAGGATCACACGGCGGCGCTGCTGCGCAATGGCGCGGTGCTGGGGGCAGTGACCGCGCTGGCCGAGCCAGTGCAGGGTTGCCGTATCCATCCCCTGGGCGGCATGCGCTACGTGGCGACCTGTTCGCCGGCTTTTCAGGCGCGTTATTTTTCTCAAGGGGTGAACGCCCGCAGTCTGGCCCAAGCGCCTGTGCTGGCTTTCAACCGCAAGGACGATTTGCAGGGCCGGTTTGCGCGCCGCATCATGGGGCGGGAGCCCTGGCAGCCGCCAGTCTGGTGGGTGCCGTCCAGCCGTGCCTTCGTGCAGGCGACGCTGAATGGCCTGGGCTGGGCCATGAATCCCTTGCCCCTGATCAAGGAGGAACTGGACAGCGGCCGTCTGGTGCCATTGCGCGCCAGGGCCTGGGAAGACGTGCCGCTGTTCTGGCAGCACTGGCGAGTCAACTCGCAAGCCATGTTGATCCTGACCGACTCTGTTCTTGCCGCGGCCCGGACTCTGGTGCGCAAACGGCAGGGGGCGCAGGCCTAG